The genome window GGCATGGAATCAAACGAGCAGAATAGACTTCCGAACGGTAACGTCCAGGTGCACAGAAATGTCGATTGGGCTAGGTATGGTTTACGCGATCCAGAGATGCAAAGCAACACAAAAAGAAACGACGACGACAGCAATAATGCACTTGATCCAGAGATGTATCAGGCTGGAGCTAACGAATTATTCGCACAagaatatgtaagaaaaaaattgttaattatttggctaaacaagtatttattattgttataattgtcTTTTGTATTAAATCTTTGATAGAGTTTAGATCCTTGGTGGAAATCAAACTTTTTCATCTCCCAACCTGTATTGTTTGGCACTTGGGATGGGGTTTTTACATCttgtcttattaatatatttggagtaattgtatttttgagATCTGGTTGGATAGTTGGGCAAGCGGGTGTTTTGAACGCAGTGTTGATCATCTTTTGTACAGGTAATATCATTGCTTAagaaacacaaatatataaaattaatatatttattattattattgttattactaTTATGTATTGTACTGATTCCAGTGTGTATTGCATTAGTGACAGTATTATCAGCTGTAGGAATATGTGAACGGTGTAGAGTTGAAAGCGGCGgagtttactttttattatcacaTGTATTGGGTTCTAGGTTTGGCGGTTCTATCGGATTACTTTACTGTTTTGGACAGGTGAGAACAAATAagctcttcttttttttttttttttttttttttttttattttttatttttgcaacattCCATTAATCTATTTGTGGATTTTATTTCAGGCGGTGGGTTGTGCTCTAAACGTTTTAGGTTTTGGGGAATCAATGGCTGGCCTTGTAAATTTGGAATCGACATGGGCACAACGTGGTTTTGCATGTGCAgcagttatattattatctgtaaTTAACGTCGCTGGTGTTAAATGGGTTGTAAAATTACAGTTTATCCTTCTTCTAATCCTACTCCTTGCTGGAGTAGATTTTATGGTTGGAAGTTTCACTCATACCACCATCGGTAAGATAATATAACAAGTCAAGAAGGTGTCATAAAGACATATACGTTTTACAATGCAAACAGAATGTTTTTATCATTCTTGtactgatatatattataaatacagatttaattaaagttacaaTACTATTTATACTTGCAGATTCTGGTTTTGAAGGCTGGTTATCAggaaatttaagaaacaacACTTTCCCTAATTATCAAGATGGATATAATTGGTTTACCGTGTTTGGTGTGTTCTTTCCAACAGTCACTGGTGTCTTGGCTGGGATTAACATGAGTGGAGATTTGAGGCAACCATCTAGTGATATCCCCAATGGTACTTTGGCAGCATTAGGAACTGGGTAAGAAACATTATCACTGATATAAGTTAtcttttgtgtaatttttcatggtaaaataattttttgttgcaggacatttttgtatttatgtttttcaCTGACTCTTGCGGCAACTTGTGCCAGAAATGCTTTACTCACAAACTTCACAATAGCTTCTACAGTATCGGCAATTTCGGTGCTGCTACTTGCTGGTCTCTACGTATCGTCGTTTAGCAGCTGTTTGGGTGCTATGTACGGCACACCTCGCGTTCTTCAGTCTATTGCCAGTCAAAATGTCATACCAGGAATGAGATGTTTGCAAAGAGGggtaattatttctaaacttTAGGTAAAACCTAGTTGTTTCGAATCTTAAATTTagatagagatataaaaaatcaagccatataaagtaataaaaaaatattagataatatataatacaattaatataactatataaaaaaaggtaaaattttatgcttgaaaaaaagttgtttttttttaatcataaattaattaatattaatttctttttatcataaaattgtacaaataaaattaattaacagtaataatGCATTTTCAGAAAGGACCAAATAAAGTACCTATATATGCTATGCTGGTTGTTGCTGTGGTAACATTGACTTTCATCATTACCGGGCAAATTAATACACTTGCACCAATCGTGACAATGCCTTTCTTACTGACGTACGCGTGCTTGGATTACGCATATTTCGCTCTCGCACAAACATTTGATCTTCGACATACGCGCGAGCAAAGATTTCGTACACAGTCTCCAACATTCGACCGCAATTATGGCTCCGCAAGTAGAAACAATTCGATAACAGATACGGATAATGATTTAGACAGCTTATTTCCCGAGAGAATAAGGCATAAGAATCTTGTGGTAAGAAAtcttatgcatttttttaaataccaagttattataactttgatgtatacaattttattgaataataattattttttatagagaacCAACAGTGTTTCTgataataatgtgtatgtgGATTCATCGCCGAGCATCGATGATAGTGGTAGCGTTATCAGTACAGCGGAACGAAAAGTtcacatacataataaattagaaaattggtACAGTCCTTTGTGCAATAGATGGTTTTCGTTATTGGGTGTAAGTATTTGAACATTGATTTATGTATTAtgctcgaaaaaaatattttttctaaaaaataatttgttttaaaatgttttaattacatgaaaaaaaataacattttatatgtacatttatattatagtgtcTTGTAAAACTGCTTATAATGTTTCTTGTACATTGGGGATACGCTATCGTTAATATCGTTGTGGTATTTCTGGTTTGGAGTTATGTCGGCCACGCCAACCCTGCCGTTAAACCTGGAGTTTCGGcagaatttcaattttttaaatggcttCGGACTGCATTACTTAGACTTGTGGGGTAAATCGTATTATTGACTACTGTATTAAATTGATGAATTCCAGAATCAATCAcacattttgatttataaaaatcattattgttattatttttttcctctctttaaAGCTAAACTTATTATGTTTgtgactaaaatatttttaaaaagttataagagaaaatgaaatagagaaagagaggcatttgtttgaaattttttctttgctgATCAAGATTTCTTCTTATTGTTATAGGAGAAAAGTTTACGATTACGAACAAATTGTAGTGACGCCAATGCATCCAGGTGTTGAAACATGCTCGGCTCAGCTAAACGAAGAGAATGAAGATTTTTCAGGAAGAAGAAGATATCATCAAACTGCTACTGTCACAGGTCAATATGTTAACGTCGATTAGATGTATGAGATTATCTAtccgaaattataaattatgcattagaattcatatattatttaagcaTTTGTTTAGAATATGTTTTCAATGATGCAAAAGCAAATTGCAAACATATATGCCTAGTATTTGATTTCAAGACTTGATGAAAAGCAGCTCGCAACAatcttactttttatatatacctaaataaccacaatttttatttaattttataatgttattaatcaCGCAAGCagctaatataataattaaatttttttgtatacatatacacatttaaaatttaaatttatttaatgtgcatatataaacttttaaaaatgcagTATAATTGTAGTTTTCAGGGTATTTTAACAATCAATGAGATAATggattaaatgcaaaattgatTGTAATCATGATTGAATGAAACGTACAAAGAATTGATGCTAGTTAATAgtgttagatttttataatgcatTTACTTATCACGGCGAATGtcgtatatacaattaaaataatctactactaaatatttttttttaattcttgcaATGTCATTTAGCTTGATAGACAaccaagaaaaaatatcaatttggcTGATGGTCTGCCAGAAAAGAATACTCTCATAGCTgtgaatataagaatattcttttataacattGAGCTTTTTTACAGTTGCATAAATAATCAAGCGATAATGACAATACGGCAATCGCGTGAAAATACTCTGTAAAtacttgatataatatatttatacattatataatatttaacacttttataatatattctggaACAAAAGCACAAACAAAATTGTGTAACTGCAGactataaatgtatgtatgaaaGAGGTCTATGTATATTGacaattttctctatttattttttgtggattgtgtgtttttatattaaacctatttaaaaacttataagtgagattatatataaaatagatatagatataattaagagaaagaaacaatgtgcattaaaaaaaatattgagtttgtaaaatattttttcacagatATAATACGTCGTTTtcgataaatcaaatatttcagaaattaaaaattgataatagtctttattttaagtttgcataatttttgaaGACTTTCTTCTATAGATTAACAAATGGCTTTAACTCTGTAATTCTATCagagaattttgaataaaagtgtaatatatataatattttataaataacccattcgaaaaagcaaaaatatttgattagttttaaaataaaatattagaattcatttagcattattttatccgagattaaatttataaagaattggtattaattatacaatgttcggaaaaaaaaaacaaaatatattttccaattttcaaaatttttctttgaaaacaCAAAgccatatatgaaaaaatattattctgtgtttttaacttttatttttttacgtaaatgtaatattgcatttcgcggttatcataattaataatatagaccGCCCGttctgtacaaaatataaaatttgaccaGATCAATGCaccgacaaaaaaaatatatcaatgttgCTTTATATTAGGAGATTGttcaatgattattgtacTCCTTAACAAAAAGTcagataatatacatatattaaaggcataaaaagaataatcttACATCATAAAAgttattctatttaatctaTCCTACAGACGAAACTATTAAATCAGCGATATCCGGATCTTGACAAAGAACAGATAACTGCATTGAAACTTGTGTTCCGTTTAGTACTAATCTTGCGCGTGCTAATACTTCTTTTCCCCCTCGAAAGACACCACTTAGGAGCAGATTATGCGCAGTCGTTCCGCTTTGTACCCTATTACTGCGTTCCACAGCCTCTAAGCCCAAAAATCCTGTAAGACTTTGAATCGCTCCTTCCAAAGAAGTTACCGAAGCTCCCAAAGCGAATGACTCCTCTAGCTTGACAAATCCTTTCACAGCACACGTTTCCCAAGTAGTATTAAAGTCGAAGCTTTTGTTACTAACGCCACGTACTTGATCGGCTAAAGTCACCTCCAAATCCTCcaactaaaatataaagtaagtacagagaataataatttcgattgtataataaaaaaatgtcataaatattcaaacaaaTGTATTGTTCCTAAAtgagctttaaaaaaaaatattaatctttctcGTCAAGTATATTCACTTAATTCACATATATGATcaaaaatacacatatgtattattcttatatattatataattatgaattatattataattgaatattattttcattatatttattaatattataaaattaatttttttaccatgTACTCATCATGATATCCTTGATCTGCATCTGGTATTCCTGTCGTTGGATCGCAATCCCTCGCCATAAATCGAAGAGTCGTAGGAATGCTCGTAGCGACGCTCGCATGTACATCttctggatattttaatactgtaTAAGTGGTTCCCGGCTCGTTATAAGGTAATCGTGGACACGGTATCACACATACAACAGAGTAGCTGAAAATAGAAATGATTTGTTACATTTGCCACAAGAATAATATGCAAAGTAACATACATAATCATATTGATAATCACCCTTCGGTAGGTTCAACAGCCACCACTACATCTTCAAGGAGTTGATCAGAAAGAGTGTTGACACAGTCAAATTGCAAGATGAGATACTCGGGAAACGTGTGCTTGatacatttaacattatattccGTTTCGGATTCGGTTAGTTCGAACACTGACGAAGATTTAAGGAGTGACGTATCTCGAATAATCGTGGCCAAATGTGGAATTTGTGATAATTTCTCCATAAAGCTTTCTTCTCTCGTTAAACGAGGTTGTTTGATAGTAGTATGCACTTCCACCTGAGCTGGTTCCTCTATCGTCTGAGCTGGAGGTATCTGTAATACACGATTcgataatcattattaaataataaatatagattttattttacatgaatCAGAAACTtctaaacagaaaaaaaagagaaaaggcaCGTATCATATATGAATTATCAATTTGTGACATATCTCTTGTCtccgtttttaatattttaagaaagaaggGTGAATACCTGAGAAATGTCAAACAATTCTTCCATAGGGGTTTGCATGTAATTTCGCAAAGCTCTTTCTAGGGTCGGCACGGATAGTGCAGCTGGTTGCACCAACGACAGCATGGTCGGATCGTTTTGCTGCTGTAAGATCGTACAGTAGTAAGCTGCACGATCGCGAACTTCATCGTCCGAATCCAGCTGACAACGCGACAGCAGCACCAATACGTTCGGAAGCAGGGGTGGACAAGCGGCGGCGAAACGCGCTAAAGCAGTAACGGCTGCGGCACGCACACTAGCGCTCTCGAGGATAACACGATTATAAATGAAACGGATGTATCTTGACGGCTGTTTTGACGTCGGGCCTTCCTGACCAAGCAAATGTAAAATACGAACGGCGAGAGAGATGTGCTCGCAATCCTCGATAAATTCGCAGAGGTGCGCGAGTCCCGCTTCCTTGGCATCTGCATTCCCTTCCATTACAGCTATAATAGTGTCAGCGATCGCCGCTTTATACTCAAGTCCACCCTCATCCCTCAACATGGCAGAAAGAAAATTCATCAAAACTGCATGTTTGCGAGGAAACTTTTGGCACAGAGCTctgaaaaaatcatagaaaaagaattttaaaaataaaggtaTGCATATTaggaaaaaacatttatttagataatgtGCAGCATCAAATTTACCTGATGGCTTGTACCACTACTACTTTAAATTCATCCGAAATTTCCGACACGAATGTAGCAATCTGCTTCATTAAACGGTCCACCGAAGTTTCCGCTCCAGTTTTTAAAAGAGTAGTGATCGCCAAAGTGGCAATCGATCTATTTGAATCTGTAATCAAGTTTTCCAGATCCAAATTACATGCTGTGACTGCCGCTGGATGAGACATCGCGACCTTGTTCAGAGTTCTAACAGCAGCAAATCGAAGCGCTGGTTTCGGCGAGCCGCAAAACAGTTGCAACACGCTAATTGCAGGTCCGATCTCTCTGGCGCCGCTTCGTCCAAGATTGACCAGAGCGTGCGCCGCTTCGTATACCACCATCTCGGATTTATGACGTAGACACGACTCGATGAAACCTATCAATTCCTCGCCCTCGTCTACCTcgtctaataatttatatgccaTTCTAATTAGCATGCACGCTGCATACGGACTCTTCGGGCTTGTTTTCATAAGTTTAGCGACCAGCTTGATCACCGCGTGCTTATCAGTTTTACGTGCCTGGTACAGGACACCTAAAGCGTGATATTGAACCATTACGTTATTAGAATTTAATGCCTCTTGCGCCTCGTTTGCCCATCTTCTCGCAACGTCACCAGATACGCTTGTCAAATGCAAAGAGGAGACAAGAGCGGCACTGGATACAGCTGGTGAACGATCGACTATGGCTTGCTTCATATATCGTTCAATGGCCGCCAACATGCTGCCATCAGTAATGGTACAAAGCGCCCGGATGGCAGCAGCCCTGTACAGATCTTCCTTTCCTGTCATATCTTTTGTAAGACTGGAAGTAACTATAATTACATCCTCGGCTAAAGAACTCAATTCTTTGATACCCAGATAAACTAGTCGTCTCAATATAACATCGCGTGATTGGAACAGTTTAGTCATAGCGAAGAAAGCCTCTGTGGCTTCCGTTGTGCCCAGTTGTTCGCCCTGATTGAGCAGATACAAGATCTTGGTAAGAATATGGGCGCATTTTCTTGGATTTACGGGTGTATTGTTAAATGTACGTGCTTCTTGAAGAACCGTAGTCTTCTCCAAGTTTTGAAAAGGATTTCCACCACCTGATTCAACAAGAAAGACAgacaataattaaacattgaagcgcaataattaaaagtatacattttcgagaaaaaaaaatagaaacaataattataaaatattacatattaaaaaagctattttttttattgacatttGTGCAAATGTGTTTACTAGTAGCTGTCAGAGAGAGATTAACCTATAATAATCgacatgcaatttttaatttgcacacGCTCAATGTTTGCacaaacaataataacaatacaGTTAATAATTACcatcttcttcctctttcttgtCCCGTTTAAACGCAATCATTTTCTtgtgaataaaatttcgaaaaataagaaaatcctACGACACGTCACCTCGACGTGTTCCTACGCAGCaattacagtttttattaGCGAATTTATTGGACGTGTTCGGCAGAACAAACTTGGCAACAATCAAACGTGATTGGCTCTTACTTTTAGAACCAACAAATCAACGTCGAGCGTCGATAAGATGACAACTTTTAAAAACTCTAGAAATTCTCTATCCGATGACCAATGTCTATGAAGGAGTCGGATCGCCAACTGTCACGAGTCACGAGATAACTTACTTGTCATTCGCAGTCGGAACTCTCATGAATATGATATTCCATGATTGTTAGCAGTAACCGCAGAAAATCCAATATGGTGTCTCTCGTTCAGCGGTTTACGTCGAATTGGTCGGATGTCTGTATTTTGAGATAAAATCATTGTCCGGCGACCGCTTTAGATAACATTAATGATGAAAATTCGATTGAAAGAATCGCATTGCACGTGAAAACTCTCATGCCACTGTGTCTCGCGCACGATTGACAGCCGTGAAGGGATCAGTGCCTCGAAGACAGTGGCCGAGAACTTTCCTGTCTTCCTTGGTTGTGTggaaaattttgagaaatagGAAAATTCAAAAATGGAAACTGACAAGGTAGAGGGTAACGCGGAAATAAGTGATTCCGAAGCAGCGGCGATCaaaatcaaagaaaagaaacgGAACTCGATTGCAGACGTCGCGACCCTAGATATAAAGTCACGTCTTAGTTTGGACAAGACAGAAGAGGCTTGCAACGAGCCTCACGTTAACGGGATAGCTCAAGTAAACGGTGTCTGCGATTCTCCTCAAAGAACTGCTGATGTCACCGATCTTTCCCCGCAATCCGAAACAATGGAAGCTAGTCATTTAAACCAACATGGTATGTGGTACTTTCTTATCGTACTCAATAGAGAGATACAATagataaacataatttatatgcatgataaaataaaaagactctctaaataaacaatatacacgcaagtatattattgtttatgcatatattacattgt of Anoplolepis gracilipes chromosome 8, ASM4749672v1, whole genome shotgun sequence contains these proteins:
- the LOC140668423 gene encoding solute carrier family 12 member 8, encoding MESNEQNRLPNGNVQVHRNVDWARYGLRDPEMQSNTKRNDDDSNNALDPEMYQAGANELFAQEYSLDPWWKSNFFISQPVLFGTWDGVFTSCLINIFGVIVFLRSGWIVGQAGVLNAVLIIFCTVCIALVTVLSAVGICERCRVESGGVYFLLSHVLGSRFGGSIGLLYCFGQAVGCALNVLGFGESMAGLVNLESTWAQRGFACAAVILLSVINVAGVKWVVKLQFILLLILLLAGVDFMVGSFTHTTIDSGFEGWLSGNLRNNTFPNYQDGYNWFTVFGVFFPTVTGVLAGINMSGDLRQPSSDIPNGTLAALGTGTFLYLCFSLTLAATCARNALLTNFTIASTVSAISVLLLAGLYVSSFSSCLGAMYGTPRVLQSIASQNVIPGMRCLQRGKGPNKVPIYAMLVVAVVTLTFIITGQINTLAPIVTMPFLLTYACLDYAYFALAQTFDLRHTREQRFRTQSPTFDRNYGSASRNNSITDTDNDLDSLFPERIRHKNLVRTNSVSDNNVYVDSSPSIDDSGSVISTAERKVHIHNKLENWYSPLCNRWFSLLGCLVKLLIMFLVHWGYAIVNIVVVFLVWSYVGHANPAVKPGVSAEFQFFKWLRTALLRLVGRKVYDYEQIVVTPMHPGVETCSAQLNEENEDFSGRRRYHQTATVTGQYVNVD
- the Gammacop gene encoding coatomer subunit gamma — translated: MIAFKRDKKEEEDGGGNPFQNLEKTTVLQEARTFNNTPVNPRKCAHILTKILYLLNQGEQLGTTEATEAFFAMTKLFQSRDVILRRLVYLGIKELSSLAEDVIIVTSSLTKDMTGKEDLYRAAAIRALCTITDGSMLAAIERYMKQAIVDRSPAVSSAALVSSLHLTSVSGDVARRWANEAQEALNSNNVMVQYHALGVLYQARKTDKHAVIKLVAKLMKTSPKSPYAACMLIRMAYKLLDEVDEGEELIGFIESCLRHKSEMVVYEAAHALVNLGRSGAREIGPAISVLQLFCGSPKPALRFAAVRTLNKVAMSHPAAVTACNLDLENLITDSNRSIATLAITTLLKTGAETSVDRLMKQIATFVSEISDEFKVVVVQAIRALCQKFPRKHAVLMNFLSAMLRDEGGLEYKAAIADTIIAVMEGNADAKEAGLAHLCEFIEDCEHISLAVRILHLLGQEGPTSKQPSRYIRFIYNRVILESASVRAAAVTALARFAAACPPLLPNVLVLLSRCQLDSDDEVRDRAAYYCTILQQQNDPTMLSLVQPAALSVPTLERALRNYMQTPMEELFDISQIPPAQTIEEPAQVEVHTTIKQPRLTREESFMEKLSQIPHLATIIRDTSLLKSSSVFELTESETEYNVKCIKHTFPEYLILQFDCVNTLSDQLLEDVVVAVEPTEGYSVVCVIPCPRLPYNEPGTTYTVLKYPEDVHASVATSIPTTLRFMARDCDPTTGIPDADQGYHDEYMLEDLEVTLADQVRGVSNKSFDFNTTWETCAVKGFVKLEESFALGASVTSLEGAIQSLTGFLGLEAVERSNRVQSGTTAHNLLLSGVFRGGKEVLARARLVLNGTQVSMQLSVLCQDPDIADLIVSSVG